In Coturnix japonica isolate 7356 chromosome 7, Coturnix japonica 2.1, whole genome shotgun sequence, one DNA window encodes the following:
- the ZEB2 gene encoding LOW QUALITY PROTEIN: zinc finger E-box-binding homeobox 2 (The sequence of the model RefSeq protein was modified relative to this genomic sequence to represent the inferred CDS: inserted 2 bases in 1 codon) — MKQQIMADGPRCKRRKQANPRRKNVVNYENVVETGSETDEEDKLHIAEDESAINTLDQETSPASVPNHESSPHVSQAALPREEEEDEMRESGVDHAWHNNEILQASVDGQEEMKEDYDTMGPEAAIQTTGNNGTVKNANCTSDFEEYFAKRKLEEGDGHAVSIAEYLQRSDTAIIYPEAPEELSRLGTPEANGQEENDLPPGTPDAFAQLLTCPYCDRGYKRLTSLKEHIKYRHEKNEENFSCPLCSYTFAYRTQLERHMVTHKPGTDQHQMLTQGAGNRKFKCTECGKAFKYKHHLKEHLRIHSGEKPYECPNCKKRFSHSGSYSSHISSKKCIGLISVNGRMRNNIKTGSSPNSVSSSPTNSAITQLRNKLENGKPLSMSEQTGLLKIKTEPLDFNEYKVLMASHGFSATSPFMNGGLGATSPLGVHTSAQSPMQHLGVGMEAPLLGFPAVGSNLSEVQKVLQIVDNTVSRQKMDCKAEEISKLKVYHMKDSCPQAEEQGVTSPNIPPVGLPVVSHNGATKSIIDYTLEKVNEAKACLQSLTTDSRRQLNNIKKEKLRTLIDLVTEDKMIENHNVSTPFSCQFCKESFPGPIPLHQHERYLCKMNEEIKAVLQPHENMVPNKPGVFDKQTLLLSSVLSEKGMTSPINPYKDHMSVLKAYYAMNMEPNSDELLKISIAVGLPQEFVKEWFEQRKVYQYSSSRSPSLERTSAKVALAATNNTPTKDSLSARSPIKPVDSITSPSIAELHNSVTNCDTPLRLTKPPHFTNMKPVDKLDHSRSNTPSPLNLSSTSSKNSHSSSYTPNSFSSEELQAEPLDLSLPKQMKEPKSIIATKNKTKANSVNLEHNSVSSSSENSDEPLNLTFIKKEFSNSNNLDKSTNPVFGMNPFSAKPLYTTLPPQSAFPPATFMPPVQTSIPGLRPYPGLDQMSFLPHMAYTYPTGAATFADMQQRRKYQRKQGFQGDLLDGTPDYMSGLDDMTDSDSCLSRKKIKKTESGMYACDLCDKTFQKSSSLLRHKYEHTGKRPHQCQICKKAFKHKHHLIEHSRLHSGEKPYQCDKCGKRFSHSGSYSQHMNHRYSYCKREAEEREAAEREAREKGHLEPNELLMNRAYLQSITPQGYSDSEERESMPRDGESEKEHEKXYEKLGRQDGDEEFEEEEEESENKSMDTDPDTIRDEEETGDHSMDDSSEDGKMETKSDHEEDNMEDGM, encoded by the exons aagaaatgaaggaagattATGACACTATGGGGCCTGAAGCCGCAATTCAGACCACTGGAAACAATGGTACAG TTAAGAATGCAAATTGCACGTCGGACTTTGAGGAATATTTTGCCAAAAGGAAACTGGAGGAAGGAGATGGGCATGCAGTCAGCATAGCAGAGTACCTGCAGCGCAGCGACACAGCCATTATTTACCCCGAAGCCCCTGAGGAACTGTCTCGCCTTGGCACTCCAGAGGCCAATGGGCAAGAAGAAAACG ACCTGCCACCTGGAACTCCAGATGCCTTCGCCCAACTGCTGACCTGCCCCTACTGCGACCGGGGATACAAGCGCCTGACGTCCCTCAAGGAGCACATCAAGTACCGCCACGAGAAGAACGAGGAGAACTTCTCATGCCCTCTCTGTAGCTACACGTTTGCCTACCGCACCCAGCTCGAGCGGCATATGGTGACACACAAGCCAGGGACAGATCAG cacCAAATGCTGACCCAAGGAGCAGGCAATCGCAAGTTCAAATGCACTGAGTGTGGCAAGGCCTTCAAATATAAACACCATCTGAAGGAACACCTGCGAATTCACAGTG GTGAAAAACCATATGAGTGCCCAAACTGCAAGAAACGTTTCTCCCATTCTGGCTCCTACAGTTCGCACATCAGCAGCAAGAAGTGTATCGGTTTAATCTCTGTAAATGGCAGAATGAGAAACAATATCAAGACGGGTTCTTCTCCTAATTCTGTATCTTCCTCTCCTACTAATTCAGCCATTACACAGCTGAGAAACAAGCTGGAGAATGGCAAACCACTTAGTATGTCTGAGCAAACAGGCctactgaaaattaaaacagaaccACTAGATTTCAATGAATATAAGGTTCTTATGGCCTCACATGGGTTTAGTGCAACTAGTCCTTTTATGAATGGTGGACTTGGAGCAACCAGCCCCTTAGGAGTTCACACTTCTGCTCAAAGTCCGATGCAGCACTTAGGTGTAGGGATGGAAGCACCATTACTTGGCTTTCCTGCAGTAGGCAGTAATTTAAGTGAGGTGCAGAAGGTCCTACAGATTGTGGACAACACAGTTTCCAGGCAGAAAATGGACTGCAAGGCTGAAGAGATCTCCAAGTTGAAGGTTTATCATATGAAGGATTCATGCCCTCAAGCAGAGGAACAAGGAGTTACCTCCCCCAATATTCCCCCCGTGGGTCTTCCAGTAGTAAGTCATAATGGTGCCACTAAAAGTATTATTGACTATACGTTAGAGAAAGTCAATGAAGCCAAAGCTTGCCTCCAGAGCTTAACCACAGACTCAAGGAGACAGCTcaataacattaaaaaagagaagctgCGAACCCTAATAGACTTGGTAACTGAAGATAAGATGATAGAGAACCATAACGTTTCCACTCCATTTTCATGCCAGTTCTGTAAGGAAAGCTTTCCTGGTCCCATTCCGTTGCATCAGCATGAGCGTTACCTGTGTAAAATGAACGAAGAGATCAAGGCAGTCCTTCAGCCTCACGAGAACATGGTTCCCAACAAACCTGGAGTGTTTGATAAGCAAACCCTCTTGCTGTCATCAGTACTTTCTGAGAAAGGAATGACTAGCCCCATCAACCCATACAAGGACCACATGTCTGTACTTAAAGCATATTATGCTATGAATATGGAACCCAATTCTGATGAACTACTGAAAATTTCCATTGCTGTTGGCCTTCCTCAGGAATTCGTGAAGGAATGGTTTGAACAAAGAAAAGTCTACCAGTACTCAAGTTCCAGGTCACCATCACTGGAAAGGACCAGTGCCAAGGTGGCGCTGGCTGCCACCAACAACACTCCCACTAAAGACTCTTTGTCAGCCAGATCTCCAATAAAGCCTGTGGACTCTATAACTTCACCATCTATAGCTGAACTCCATAACAGTGTTACTAATTGTGATACTCCTCTCAGGCTAACAAAACCTCCTCATTTTACCAATATGAAACCAGTTGATAAATTGGACCACTCTAGGAGCAATACTCCTTCTCCTTTAAATCTTTCTTCCACATCTTCTAAAAACTCCCACAGTAGTTCTTACACTCCAAACAGTTTCTCTTCCGAGGAGCTTCAGGCTGAGCCTTTGGACTTGTCTTTACCAAAACAGATGAAGGAACCCAAAAGTATTATAgccacaaagaacaaaacaaaagctaatAGTGTAAATTTAGAACACAACAGTGTTTCTTCATCATCTGAAAACTCAGATGAGCCACTGAACTTGACTTTTATCAAGAAGGAGTTTTCTAATTCAAATAATCTGGATAAAAGCACTAACCCAGTATTTGGTATGAACCCATTCAGTGCCAAACCTTTATACACAACACTTCCACCACAAAGCGCATTTCCCCCAGCCACTTTTATGCCACCAGTCCAGACCAGTATTCCTGGGCTGCGACCATACCCAGGACTAGATCAGATGAGCTTCCTACCACATATGGCCTACACTTACCCAACTGGAGCAGCTACTTTTGCTGATatgcagcaaaggagaaagtACCAGCGGAAACAAGGATTTCAG GGAGACTTGCTTGATGGAACCCCAGACTACATGTCCGGCCTCGACGACATGACAGACTCCGACTCCTGTCTGTCCCGAAAGAAGATCAAGAAGACGGAAAGTGGCATGTATGCGTGTGACTTATGTGACAAGACATTCCAGAAGAGCAGTTCCCTGCTGCGACACAAATACGAGCACACAG GAAAAAGACCACACCAGTGTCAGATTTGcaagaaagcatttaaacacAAGCATCACCTGATTGAGCATTCACGCCTGCACTCCGGGGAAAAGCCCTACCAGTGTGATAAATGTGGCAAGCGCTTCTCCCACTCCGGGTCTTACTCACAGCACATGAATCACAGGTATTCCTACTGTaagagagaggcagaggagagagaagCGGCTGAGCGGGAAGCCCGTGAAAAGGGTCACTTAGAGCCCAATGAGCTACTGATGAACCGGGCCTATTTACAGAGCATTACTCCCCAGGGGTACTCTGACTcagaggagagagagagcatGCCGAGAGATGGCGAGAGCGAAAAGGAGCATGAGAA GTATGAGAAGCTGGGAAGgcaggatggggatgaggagtttgaggaagaagaggaagagagcGAAAATAAAAGTATGGATACGGATCCAGACACGATAAGAGATGAAGAGGAGACTGGTGATCACTCAATGGACGATAGTTCGGAAGATGGGAAAATGGAAACCAAATCAGATCACGAAGAAGACAATATGGAAGATGGCATGTAA